A region from the Fusarium musae strain F31 chromosome 1, whole genome shotgun sequence genome encodes:
- a CDS encoding hypothetical protein (EggNog:ENOG41) has protein sequence MPSQPSNAGIVTDESSGDREIPQSVRADGSTRKAIKIRPGYRPPEDVEVYKNRTAEAFRERGKKIGIPGATGLKEESSEQNSAASNKNAKRREARKKAKAAEGDAPATAEETKPEQVDPEVEREKKARNLKKKLKQAKDLKNKKEGGEALLPEQIAKVIKINELIRELDALGFDAEGEPKKAATDDEGEKKD, from the coding sequence ATGCCTTCGCAGCCTTCGAACGCGGGTATTGTCACCGATGAGAGCAGTGGTGACCGAGAGATCCCGCAGTCTGTCCGCGCAGATGGCAGTACCCGCAAAGCTATCAAAATTCGTCCGGGATACCGCCCTCCCGAGGATGTCGAAGTCTACAAGAACCGCACTGCCGAGGCCTTTCGCGAGCGCGGTAAGAAGATTGGCATTCCAGGTGCCACGGGCTTGAAGGAAGAGAGCTCCGAACAGAACTCGGCTGCAAGCAACAAGAACGCCAAGCGTCGTGAGGCTCGGAAAAAGGCAAAGGCTGCAGAGGGTGATGCTCCAGCCACTGCGGAAGAGACAAAGCCTGAGCAAGTCGATCCCGAAGTTGAGCGCGAGAAAAAGGCCCGAAATCttaagaagaagttgaaacaggccaaggacctcaagaacaagaaggaagGCGGTGAGGCTCTGCTCCCCGAGCAAATCGCAAAAGTGATCAAAATCAACGAACTCATTAGAGAGTTGGATGCGCTCGGTTTCGACGCTGAGGGTGAGCCTAAGAAGGCGGCCACTGACGACGagggcgagaagaaggactga